A DNA window from Theobroma cacao cultivar B97-61/B2 chromosome 5, Criollo_cocoa_genome_V2, whole genome shotgun sequence contains the following coding sequences:
- the LOC18600076 gene encoding cell division cycle 5-like protein, whose protein sequence is MRIMIKGGVWKNTEDEILKAAVMKYGKNQWARISSLLVRKSAKQCKARWYEWLDPSIKKTEWTREEDEKLLHLAKLMPTQWRTIAPIVGRTPSQCLERYEKLLDAACARDENYEPGDDPRKLRPGEIDPNPESKPARPDPVDMDEDEKEMLSEARARLANTRGKKAKRKAREKQLEEARRLASLQKRRELKAAGIDTRQRKRKRKGIDYNSEIPFEKRPPPGFYDVADEDRPVEQPKFPTTIEELEGKRRVDIESQLRKQDIAKNKIAQRQDAPSAILQANKLNDPETVRKRSKLMLPAPQISDHELEEIAKMGYASDLLAGNDELAEGSGATRALLANYSQTPRQGMTPLRTPQRTPAGKGDAIMMEAENLARLRESQTPLLGGENPELHPSDFSGVTPKKRENQTPNPMSTPSMTPGGAGLTPRIGMTPLRDGYSFGVTPKGTPIRDELHINEDMDLNDSAKLEQRRQPDLRRNLRSGLGSLPQPKNEYQIVIQPLPEENEEPEEKIEEDMSDRIARERAEEEARLQALLKKRSKVLQRELPRPPSASLELIRDSLLRTDGDKSSFVPPTSIEQADEMIRKELLSLLEHDNAKYPLDEKANKGKKKGTKRPANGSIPSIEDFEEDEMKEADSLIKEEAEFLRVAMGHENESLDDFVEAHNTCLNDLMYFPTRNAYGLSSVAGNMEKLAALQTEFDNVKKKLDNDKSKAESMEKKFNVLTQGYERRAATLWRQIESTFKQMDTAGTELECFQALQKQEQFAASHRINGLWEEVQKQKELEQTLQRRYGNRIAELERIQILMNIYRVQAQKQEEAAGKDHALELSEAAVAANPAVVPSTVLSEPVPSSEHVDSSLDEQSSLKADMNVDSRKEHAIMDVETDGIMSGNVPLVVEDKEDNISKTLDGMTGNIVTSSEVAAESINPDAVSTKQDSIQETLEGEGVADHTKVDNSSVLGGDTAEKQTGMEE, encoded by the exons ATGAGGATTATGATAAAAGGAGGAGTATGGAAGAACACGGAGGATGAGATATTGAAAGCGGCGGTTATGAAATATGGGAAGAATCAATGGGCTCgaatttcttctttacttgttCGTAAATCTGCTAAGCAATGTAAGGCTCGGTGGTATGAGTGGCTCGACCCTTCTAtcaaaaag ACTGAGTGGACAAGAGAGGAGGATGAGAAACTGCTTCATCTTGCAAAGCTCATGCCGACACAATGGAGAACGATTGCACCAATTGTTGGTCGGACTCCATCTCAGTGTCTTGAGCGGTATGAGAAACTCCTTGATGCAGCCTGTGCTAGAGATGAAAATTATGAGCCAGGTGATGACCCAAGGAAATTGCGTCCTGGAGAGATTGACCCGAACCCTGAATCAAAGCCTGCGCGCCCAGATCCTGTTGATATGGATGAGGATGAGAAGGAAATGCTTTCTGAAGCTCGAGCTCGGTTAGCTAATACTCGGGGCAAGAAGGCGAAGAGGAAAGCGAGGGAGAAACAGCTTGAAGAAGCGAGGAGGCTTGCTTCTTTGCAGAAAAGGAGGGAGCTGAAGGCTGCTGGAATTGATACAAGGCAACGGAAGAGGAAAAGGAAGggaatagattataattcggAGATTCCTTTTGAGAAGAGGCCTCCTCCAGGCTTTTATGATGTTGCTGATGAAGATAGACCTGTGGAACAGCCTAAGTTTCCAACCACCATCGAAGAACTTGAGGGAAAAAGAAGAGTTGATATAGAATCACAGTTAAGAAAGCAGGAtattgcaaaaaataaaattgcacAGAGGCAGGATGCCCCATCAGCTATATTGCAGGCCAACAAGCTGAATGACCCAGAAACTGTGAGGAAGAGATCAAAACTTATGCTTCCAGCACCTCAGATTTCTGACCATGAATTGGAGGAGATTGCAAAGATGGGATATGCCAGTGATCTTCTTGCAGGGAATGACGAACTGGCTGAAGGGAGTGGTGCAACTCGTGCTCTTCTCGCAAATTATTCCCAGACACCACGGCAAGGAATGACACCTTTACGGACCCCACAAAGAACACCTGCTGGAAAAGGTGATGCTATCATGATGGAAGCTGAAAATCTGGCTAGGTTGAGGGAGTCACAGACACCCTTACTTGGTGGAGAAAATCCAGAGTTGCACCCTTCAGATTTCTCAGGGGTCACTCCTAAAAAACGGGAGAACCAAACACCAAATCCAATGTCGACTCCTTCAATGACTCCTGGAGGTGCAGGACTTACTCCTAGAATTGGAATGACACCATTAAGGGATGGCTATTCTTTTGGTGTGACCCCTAAAGGAACTCCCATCAGGGATGAGCTTCACATAAACGAAGATATGGATCTGAATGACAGTGCCAAACTTGAGCAACGGAGACAACCTGATCTAAGAAGGAACTTGAGATCTGGACTTGGTAGTCTTCCACAGCCAAAGAATGAGTACCAAATAGTCATCCAACCACTGccagaagaaaatgaagaaccagaagagaagattGAAGAAGACATGTCTGATAGGATAGCTAGAGAAAGGGCTGAGGAAGAAGCACGGCTGCAGGCTTTACTTAAGAAGAGATCAAAAGTGTTGCAGAGGGAGCTTCCGAGACCTCCTAGTGCTTCCCTTGAACTAATTAGAGATTCTTTATTGAGGACTGATGGAGACAAAAGTTCCTTTGTTCCTCCAACCTCAATCGAGCAGGCTGATGAAATGATAAGAAAGGAGCTTCTGTCCTTGCTGGAGCATGACAATGCTAAGTATCCACTTGATGAAAAGGCAAATAAGGGGAAGAAGAAAGGTACCAAGCGTCCTGCAAATGGATCTATTCCCAGTATAGAAGATTTCGAAGAAGATGAAATGAAAGAG GCTGATTCTTTGATAAAGGAAGAGGCTGAATTTCTTCGTGTGGCAATGGGGCACGAAAATGAATCCCTTGATGATTTTGTGGAAGCACATAATACTTGCCTAAATGATCTCATGTACTTCCCTACTCGTAATGCTTATGGTCTATCGAGTGTTGCTGGAAACAtggagaaacttgctgccctGCAGACTGAATTTGACAATGTGAAAAAGaagctggataatgataagtCGAAGGCAGAAAGCATGGAGAAGAAGTTCAATGTTCTCACACAGGGTTATGAG AGACGGGCTGCAACTCTTTGGCGTCAGATTGAGTCAACCTTTAAGCAGATGGATACTGCAGGAACAGAACTTGAGTGTTTTCAAGCATTACAAAAGCAGGAGCAGTTTGCAGCATCACACAGAATAAATGGTCTCTGGGAGGAAGTTCAGAAGCAGAAGGAGCTCGAACAAACCTTGCAAAGACGCTACGGGAATCGCATAGCTGAGTTAGAAAGGATACAAATCCTCATGAATATATACAGAGTACAAGCACAAAAACAAGAAGAGGCAGCTGGAAAGGATCATGCTCTTGAGTTGTCTGAGGCTGCTGTTGCTGCAAATCCAGCTGTTGTGCCAAGCACAGTACTTTCAGAGCCTGTACCTTCCTCAGAGCATGTTGACTCGTCTCTTGATGAGCAGTCAAGCCTGAAAGCTGATATGAATGTTGATTCAAGAAAAGAGCATGCTATTATGGATGTAGAGACAGATGGAATCATGTCTGGTAATGTGCCTTTGGTTGTGGaagacaaagaagataatatCAGTAAGACACTTGATGGGATGACTGGGAATATTGTAACAAGTTCTGAGGTTGCTGCAGAATCTATAAATCCTGATGCAGTCTCTACCAAACAGGATAGCATCCAAGAAACGCTTGAAGGTGAAGGTGTTGCTGACCACACCAAGGTTGACAATTCTTCTGTCTTGGGTGGAGATACTGCTGAAAAACAAACTGGAATGGAAGAATAG
- the LOC18600077 gene encoding uncharacterized protein LOC18600077, giving the protein MALSMSNVFHCPKPKVSPKNSIPNSSISKSSSSFLRFPGRFAFPKTKIVICAASSAAGSSSPDSDLNPYEVLGVSPIEGFEKVKQVYTRKRKEADKRGDEATAALLEKAYDKLMMAQLMNRKKGVTYGSFKVSKDVKYADKQPIVPWGPRFSKSSVQDRRINLAISAVFTAWIVIKRNAEYKPLQFLAFAFVYRLFEKLKAFEPPVSPTFTEEGEDDGRGLRMGKRLLRSLALVFGCVALSSLAYTGLLNLIEYVGSYIPAVLYNNQELIITTASAVALYIMGSYYR; this is encoded by the exons ATGGCATTGTCAATGTCCAATGTTTTTCACTgcccaaaacccaaagtttCACCAAAAAATTCTATCCCAAACTCTTCAATCTCCAAGTCCTCATCTTCCTTTCTCAG GTTTCCCGGGAGATTTGCTTTTCCGAAGACTAAGATTGTGATTTGTGCTGCTTCATCTGCAGCTGGGAGTTCTAGTCCAGACAGTGACTTAAACCCATATGAG GTTCTCGGCGTGAGCCCTATTGAGGGGTTTGAAAAGGTCAAGCAAGTGTATACAAGAAAACGTAAGGAGGCTGACAAGAGAGGTGATGAGGCTACTGCTGCGCTA CTTGAGAAGGCATATGACAAACTCATGATGGCACAATTAATGAATCGGAAGAAGGGTGTGACTTACGGTTCGTTTAAG gTTTCAAAGGATGTCAAATATGCTGATAAGCAGCCAATTGTACCTTGGGGGCCAAG GTTCAGCAAGTCTAGCGTACAAGATAGGCGCATCAACTTGGCAATTTCTGCTGTATTT ACAGCTTGGATTGTAATCAAGCGCAATGCTGAATATAAACCTTTGCAGTTTTTGGCTTTTGCATTTGTTTATCGACTTTTTGAGAAATTGAAGGCCTTTGAACCACCAGTATCACCAACATTTACA GAAGAAGGTGAAGATGATGGGCGGGGACTGCGAATGGGAAAAAGACTTCTTCGTTCTCTTGCTCTAGTTTTTGGTTGTGTTGCTCTGTCCTCTCTG GCATACACCGGTCTTTTGAATTTGATCGAGTATGTTGGCAGTTACATACCTGCTGTTCTTTACAATAACCAG GAACTCATAATCACGACAGCATCAGCAGTCGCTCTGTACATTATGGGATCATACTATAGGTGA
- the LOC18600075 gene encoding probable low-specificity L-threonine aldolase 1 has product MVTRMVDLRSDTVTKPTEAMRAAMVTAEVDDDVLGADPTAFQLESEVAKIMGKEAGLFVPSGTMGNLISVLVHCDIRGSEVILGDNSHIHIYENGGISTIGGVHPRPVKNNEDGTMDINLIEAAIRDPRGELVYPTTRLICLENSHANSGGRCLSVAYTDRVGELATKHGLKLHIDGARIFNASVALGVPVHRLVQAADSVSVCLSKGLGAPVGSVIVGSKSFITKARRLRKTLGGGMRQVGFICAAAFVALQENVGKLEGDHKKAKVLAEGLNQIKGLRVDVAAVQTNIIYFDIAEGSKLTAEKLYKNLEEHGVLVMPEGPARMRIVLHHQISSSDVQYTLSCFQQALTGVQEENGN; this is encoded by the exons ATGGTGACCAGAATGGTGGATCTTCGATCTGATACAGTCACAAAACCAACTGAAGCAATGAGGGCTGCTATGGTAACTGCTgaagttgatgatgatgttttGGGTGCTGACCCGACTGCCTTTCAGTTAGAATCAGAGGTGGCAAAGATCATGGGCAAGGAAGCTGGTCTATTTGTCCCATCAGGCACTATGGGTAACCTCATCAGTGTTCTTGTTCATTGTGATATAAGGGGAAGTGAAGTCATTCTTGGAGACAATTCGCATATCCATATTTATGAGAATGGTGGGATTTCAACAATCGGAGGTGTACATCCGAGGCCAGTGAAGAATAATGAAGATGGAACAATGGACATCAATTTGATTGAAGCCGCCATTAGAGACCCAAGAGGAGAGCTAGTGTACCCAACTACAAGGCTGATTTGCTTGGAAAATTCGCATGCGAA CTCTGGTGGTAGATGCTTGTCTGTGGCATACACAGACAGAGTTGGTGAGCTAGCCACAAAGCATGGTCTGAAGCTTCACATTGATGGGGCTCGCATTTTCAATGCATCTGTA GCACTTGGAGTTCCTGTTCACAGGCTTGTACAAGCTGCTGATTCAGTCTCG GTATGTCTATCAAAAGGTCTGGGTGCTCCAGTTGGATCAGTCATTGTTGGTTCCAAAAGCTTTATTACCAAG GCTAGAAGACTTCGGAAAACCTTAGGTGGTGGGATGAGGCAGGTTGGTTTTATTTGTGCTGCTGCTTTTGTTGCTTTGCAAGAGAATGTTGGAAAGCTTGAGGGTGATCATAAGAAGGCAAAGGTGTTAGCAG AGGGGCTAAATCAAATTAAAGGTCTAAGAGTGGATGTTGCTGCTGTGCAAACCAATATC ATATATTTTGACATAGCGGAGGGATCAAAACTCACAGCAGAGAAACTATACAAGAACTTGGAGGAACATGGTGTCCTTGTGATGCCAGAGGGCCCAGCCAG GATGAGAATTGTCCTTCACCACCAAATTTCATCAAGTGATGTGCAATACACTTTGTCATGCTTTCAG CAAGCTTTAACTGGAGTGcaagaagaaaatggaaacTAA
- the LOC18600078 gene encoding myb-related protein Myb4 → MARAPCCEKMGMKKGPWTPEEDRILISYIQRHGHGNWRALPKQAGLPRCGKSCRLRWINYLRPDIKRGNFTSEEQETIFKLHQVLGNRWSAIAARLPGRTDNEIKNYWHGHLKKKLKQAAAGSMDCKAIMEARIALHHQRDQSPGLMKPSISSQHSPEPTCSTSTPKPETEELALTGEQHGAVQESAGVQFPFSHVSMVETMKNNGPNVDGNRDFWYKLFMENSNEAHGNLG, encoded by the exons ATGGCGAGGGCTCCTTGTTGTGAGAAGATGGGGATGAAGAAAGGACCCTGGACTCCTGAGGAAGATCGGATTTTGATATCTTACATTCAAAGACATGGCCATGGAAATTGGAGGGCACTTCCAAAACAAGCTG GTTTACCAAGATGTGGAAAGAGTTGCAGGCTTCGGTGGATAAATTACTTGAGGCCAGACATTAAACGAGGAAACTTCACCAGTGAGGAACAAGAGACTATCTTTAAGCTGCATCAAGTTCTTGGAAATAG ATGGTCGGCCATTGCAGCAAGATTACCAGGGCGAACAGATAATGAGATCAAGAACTATTGGCATGGTCATTTGAAGAAGAAACTTAAACAAGCAGCGGCTGGATCGATGGACTGCAAAGCAATCATGGAAGCAAGAATAGCGTTACACCATCAGAGAGATCAAAGTCCTGGCCTGATGAAGCCATCGATTTCCTCACAACACTCTCCGGAACCAACTTGCTCAACATCAACACCTAAGCCGGAGACTGAAGAATTAGCCTTGACGGGGGAGCAACATGGAGCTGTGCAGGAGTCTGCAGGAGTTCAGTTTCCATTCTCTCATGTTTCAATGGTGGAAACCATGAAGAACAATGGCCCCAATGTTGATGGTAACAGGGATTTTTGGTACAAACTTTTCATGGAAAACTCGAATGAAGCCCATGGAAATTTGGGATAA